The Daucus carota subsp. sativus chromosome 9, DH1 v3.0, whole genome shotgun sequence genome window below encodes:
- the LOC135149490 gene encoding histone H2A.Z-specific chaperone CHZ1-like, producing MVHPLQAVPISAATASSTSSEVDEEIICKEKDTAEAETPVSDFNIPLSDHGPSTPIPHSPMKIPEGAIVHDTAPENYKSDAVVEEPDQVAVEALESLAKAGEEPSKSKADDQEKSVQEPDEKVANPASDNDEDDDSSDDDNDENDNEASLSHLQQNEFIGPNIFFKLFL from the exons atggtgcatcctctacaagctgttccaatctctgctGCCACAGCatcctctacttcatctgaagtagatgaggaaattatATGCAAGGAAAAAgatacagctgaagctgagacaCCAGTGTCTGATTTTAAcattccattatctgatcatggcccctccactccaattcctcattctccaatgaaaattcctgagggtgccattgttcatgatacagctccagaaaactacaagtcagatgctgtagtTGAAGAACCTGATCAGGTAGCAGTGGAAGCACTGGAGtcccttgctaaggctggtgaagagcctagcaaatcaaaagctgatgatcaagaaaaatctgttcaaGAACCTGATGAGAAAGTTGctaatcctgcatctgataatgatgaggatgatgacagttcagatgatgacaatgatgaaaatgataaTGAAGCTTCTctgtcacatctacaacaaaa tgagtttataggacctaacattttcttcaagctttttctgtaa